The following coding sequences lie in one Apium graveolens cultivar Ventura chromosome 3, ASM990537v1, whole genome shotgun sequence genomic window:
- the LOC141713375 gene encoding putative callose synthase 8 isoform X1, which produces MSSSSEIVVAEPFYECASSSSSSSYNREYVSRDTRPFTRSITYGRDYTAEPFDSEKLPVTLVSEIQRFLRVANLIEFDNPRVAYICRFHAFEVAHNLDRNSSGRGVRQFKTSLLQRLEQDEEVTIRKRKEKSDIRELKRVFHYYKDYIIKHGGDCNLEHRQRLIKYRAIASVLREVLDTVTNAAGSQALADGDTVRAKSDFYVPYNILPLDQGGVHQAIMQLPEIKFSVAAVRNVRGLPFIEDLKRRVAHIDLFDWLQFCFGFQKGNISNQREHLILLLANTHIRQSNKQAHVPKQLGDGALDDLMKTFFKNYTEWCKFLERKSNIRLPYLKQEAQQYKILYIGLYLLIWGEAANLRFMPECLCYIFHHMAYELHSMLIDAVSMTGEKLMPAYGGDSESFLKNIVSPIYKVIQEEAMKSNNGTTDHSKWRNYDDLNEYFWSPECFQMGWPMRQDHDFFCVNIKEPKLKKAQAPTETTEEDNWEGNADEETGAASDEGRKPKWLGKTNFVEVRSFLQIFRSFDRMWSFLILSLQAMIMMASNDMESPLQVFDTHILEDVMSIFITSAVLKLIQAVLDISFTWNARCTMHSSQLKKKVLKMVVAMIWTIILPILYSSSSKKFTCYSSEYGSWLGEWCYSPYMVAVAIYLLTNALDLILFLVPAIGRYIETSNFRICTILSWWTQPRLYVGRGMQESQLSILKYTLFWVLLLLSKFSFSYNFEIKPLIAPTRQIIKIGVKDYEWHELFPRVKSNAGAIIAIWTPIIMVYFMDIQIWYSVFCAIFGGFYGVLHHIGEIRTLGMLRSKFQALPAAFNHCFIPPPVKSKRSRKGLFNNRFQKVSHTEKNSLVKFVLVWNQIISRIREEDLMSNKEVDLMKIPFSPELLSGKIRWPVFLLANKVSVALCIAKDFVGKDANLLRKIKKDDYMYMSVMECYESLKNILEILVVGDLERRIISGIVDEIEESIGRSSLLEDLKMSILPFLHVKLIEMVELLVEGDEDHHVKVVKVLQDILEIVTNDMMLKGSRTLNALNTDREIEAESTELFSNVVPELFASKHSIHFPLPDSNPLNEQIKRFLMLLTIKDTALDIPSNLEARRRISFFATSLFMDIPTAPKVRNMLSFSVLTPHYLEEVTFSTKELHSSQEGVSISFYMQRIYPDEWKNFLERIGAEDSDDRSDDIKEEDLRNWASYRGQTLSRTVRGMMYYRHALKLQAFLDMAEDDDIIQGYDAIERGNDTLSVQLDALADLKFTHVISCQLFGSQKSTGHTQAQDILDLMIKYPSLRVAYVEDKEEIMTNKTQKVYSSILVKAVNGFDQEIYRIKLPGPPNIGEGKPENQNHAIIFTRGEALQAIDMNQDNYMEEAFKMRNVLQEFLGHQGAHRPTILGLREHIFTGSVSSLAWFMSYQETSFVTIGQRILANPLRVRFHYGHPDLFDRVFHLTRGGISKASKTINLSEDVFAGYNTTLRRGYVTYHEYMQVGKGRDVGLNQISKFEAKVANGNSEQTISRDIYRLGRRFDFFRMLSCYFTTTGFYFSSLISVIGIYVFLYGQLYLVLSGLEKAILLEAKIQNIQSLQTALASQSFIQLGLLTGLPMVMEIGLQKGFLTALKDFVLMQLQLAAVFFTFNLGTKSHYYGRTILHGGAKYRPTGRKFVVFHSSFTENYRLYSRSHFMKGFELLLLLVVYDLFRKSYRSSMAYVLITYAVWFLSLTWLFAPFLFNPSGFEWGKIVDDWKDWNKWIKQQGGMGIQQDKSWQSWWYDEQAHLRHSGLCSRMIEILLSLRFFLYQYGLVYHLDISGQNKNFIVYLLSWVVIIVIFLLIKGVKLGRYYLSDNHQLAFRLSKVVLFLGVVGTIMALSFVCKLSLMDLIVCCLAFLPTGWGLILIGQAVRPKIEGTALWQFTRLFAQAYDYGMGIILFAPIACLAWLPIISAFQTRFLFNEAFSRRLQIQPILAGKQRRK; this is translated from the exons ATGTCATCATCTTCGGAAATTGTTGTTGCTGAGCCATTTTATGAATGTGCTAGTAGTAGTAGTAGCAGTAGCTATAATCGAGAGTATGTTAGTCGCGATACGAGGCCTTTTACGAGATCAATTACTTATGGACGTGATTACACTGCTGAGCCATTTGATAGTGAGAAGTTACCTGTCACTTTGGTTTCTGAAATTCAGAGGTTTCTTCGGGTTGCTAATTTAATCGAATTCGATAATCCCCGCGTTGCTTATATTT GTCGCTTTCATGCTTTTGAAGTTGCGCATAACTTGGATAGGAATTCTAGTGGGAGGGGAGTAAGGCAATTCAAAACTTCACTACTTCAGCGGCTCGAACAG GATGAAGAAGTTACTATCAGAAAAAGGAAGGAAAAAAGTGATATACGTGAACTTAAACGTGTTTTTCATTATTACAAAGACTACATTATTAAGCATGGCGGAGATTGTAATTTGGAACATAG ACAGAGGCTAATTAAGTATCGTGCAATTGCTTCTGTTCTTCGGGAAGTATTGGACACAGTGACGAATGCAGCTGGTTCTCAG GCCCTAGCTGATGGTGATACTGTTAGAGCAAAGTCTGATTTCTATGTGCCATATAACATTCTTCCCCTTGATCAAGGAGGTGTTCATCAAGCAATAATGCAACTCCCTGAG ATTAAATTTTCAGTAGCTGCTGTTCGCAACGTTCGGGGTTTACCTTTCATCGAAGATTTAAAAAGACGTGTAGCCCACATTGACTTGTTTGATTGGCTCCAATTTTGTTTTGGATTTCAG AAAGGAAACATTTCCAATCAGAGGGAGCATCTGATTCTACTTCTCGCGAACACCCATATTCGACAAAGTAATAAGCAAGCACATGTACCCAAG CAGTTGGGAGATGGAGCTCTGGATGACTTGATGAAGacattctttaaaaattatacaGAGTGGTGCAAATTTTTGGAAAGAAAAAGCAATATCAG GTTGCCATATTTAAAACAAGAAGCCCAGCAGTATAAGATTTTATATATAGGACTCTATCTTCTTATTTGGGGAGAAGCTGCAAACTTAAGGTTTATGCCAGAGTGTCTGTGTTACATATTTCACCAT ATGGCATATGAACTGCATAGCATGTTGATTGACGCAGTTAGCATGACTGGCGAGAAACTCATGCCGGCTTATGGGGGAGATTCTGAGTCTTTTCTTAAAAATATAGTCTCCCCCATATACAAGGTTATTCAAGAG GAAGCAATGAAAAGCAACAATGGTACAACTGATCATTCCAAATGGAGAAATTATGATGATTTGAATGAGTATTTCTG GTCTCCTGAATGTTTCCAAATGGGTTGGCCCATGCGTCAGGACCATGATTTCTTCTGTGTCAACATAAAAGAGCCCAAGCTCAAAAAAGCTCAGGCGCCAACTGAGACTACTGAAGAAGATAACTGGGAAGGAAATGCAGACGAAGAAACGGGG GCTGCTTCCGATGAAGGGAGAAAACCAAAATGGTTGGGGAAGACAAATTTTGTTGAGGTTCGCTCATTTTTGCAGATTTTCAGAAGCTTTGACAGGATGTGGAGCTTTCTTATTCTGTCTCTCCAG GCAATGATAATGATGGCATCTAATGACATGGAATCTCCGTTACAAGTATTTGACACTCATATACTTGAAGACGTCATGAGCATCTTTATTACCTCAGCAGTCCTCAAACTCATACAAG CTGTCTTGGACATTTCCTTTACATGGAATGCTAGATGCACAATGCACTCCTCCCAACTAAAAAAGAAAGTGCTGAAGATGGTAGTGGCAATGATATGGACTATCATTCTTCCTATATTATATTCTAGCTCTAGCAAAAAATTTACATGTTATTCTTCGGAATATGGGAGTTGGCTTGGAGAATGGTGCTATTCCCCGTATATGGTTGCTGTGGCAATATATTTGCTAACAAATGCACTTGACTTGATACTGTTTCTTGTACCTGCAATTGGTAGATACATTGAAACTTCAAATTTCCGAATCTGCACAATCTTGTCTTGGTGGACTCAG CCCAGGTTATATGTTGGACGAGGAATGCAAGAAAGTCAGCTTTCCATTTTGAA GTACACTTTGTTCTGGGTGCTGTTGTTGCTAAGCAAATTTTCATTTAGCTACAATTTCGAA ATAAAGCCGCTCATAGCTCCAACAAGACAAATCATAAAAATTGGGGTAAAAGATTATGAGTGGCATGAACTTTTTCCTAGAG TTAAGAGTAATGCTGGTGCAATCATCGCAATTTGGACACCGATAATCATG GTATATTTCATGGACATACAGATATGGTATTCTGTTTTCTGTGCAATATTTGGTGGCTTTTATGGGGTTCTGCATCATATTGGAGAG ATACGAACATTAGGCATGCTGAGAAGTAAATTCCAAGCTTTGCCAGCTGCATTTAATCATTGCTTCATCCCACCACCAGTCAAGAGTAAACGTAGCAGGAAGGGATTATTTAACAATAGATTTCAGAAG GTGTCTCATACAGAAAAGAATAGTCTTGTAAAGTTTGTCCTAGTTTGGAACCAAATTATCAGTAGAATCCGAGAAGAGGACTTAATGAGCAACAA GGAGGTTGATTTAATGAAAATTCCATTCTCACCAGAGTTGCTGTCTGGAAAGATTCGCTGGCCTGTTTTTCTTCTAGCCAATAAG GTTTCAGTAGCATTGTGCATTGCAAAAGATTTTGTGGGGAAGGATGCTAATCTTCTTAGGAAGATTAAGAAAGATGATTACATGTACATGTCTGTCATGGAGTGTTACGAATCACTCAAAAACATCCTTGAAATTCTTGTAGTGGGGGATTTGGAGAGGAG GATCATTTCTGGCATAGTAGATGAGATTGAGGAAAGCATCGGAAGATCAAGCCTTCTTGAAGACCTAAAAATGAGTATACTTCCATTTCTACACGTCAAGTTAATTGAAATGGTTGAACTTCTG GTTGAGGGAGATGAAGATCACCATGTTAAAGTCGTGAAAGTTCTCCAAGATATTTTGGAAATTGTAACAAAtgatatgatgttaaaaggttcCAG AACACTGAATGCACTTAACACAGACAGAGAAATTGAGGCAGAGTCGACTGAACTTTTCAGTAATGTTGTACCAGAATTATTTGCCTCAAAGCACTCAATACATTTCCCTTTGCCAGATAGTAATCCTCTAAACGAACAG ATCAAACGCTTCCTTATGCTACTTACCATTAAAGACACAGCACTGGATATACCTTCAAATTTGGAGGCCCGGAGGCGTATTTCATTTTTTGCCACCTCTCTGTTCATGGACATACCCACTGCTCCAAAAGTGCGTAACATGTTGTCATTCAG TGTTTTGACTCCACACTACCTGGAGGAAGTTACATTTTCGACTAAAGAGCTTCATTCCAGCCAAGAGGGAGTGTCCATCAGCTTTTATATGCAGAGGATATATCCAG ATGAGTGGAAGAACTTTTTGGAACGCATCGGGGCTGAGGATTCGGACGACAGAAGTGATGATATTAAGGAGGAAGATTTGAGAAATTGGGCCTCATATAGGGGACAGACTCTAAGCAGAACTG TCAGAGGAATGATGTACTATAGGCACGCCTTAAAGTTACAAGCCTTCCTTGACATGGCAGAAGACGACG ATATTATTCAGGGTTATGATGCTATTGAAAGGGGAAATGATACACTATCAGTGCAGCTTGATGCACTAGCAGACTTAAAATTCACTCACGTCATTTCTTGTCAACTGTTTGGATCACAAAAATCTACCGGACACACCCAGGCACAAGATATACTTGACCTGATGATAAA GTATCCTTCTCTGCGCGTTGCTTATGTTGAGGATAAAGAAGAGATTATGACAAATAAGACTCAAAAGGTTTATTCATCCATCTTAGTTAAAGCTGTCAATGGTTTTGACCAG GAAATATATCGCATAAAGCTTCCAGGTCCACCAAATATTGGAGAAGGGAAACCTGAAAATCAAAATCATGCTATAATTTTTACTCGTGGTGAAGCTCTCCAAGCCATTGACATGAATCAA GATAATTATATGGAAGAGGCTTTTAAGATGAGAAATGTCCTACAAGAATTTTTAGGCCACCAAGGAGCACACCGTCCAACAATACTTGGTTTGAGGGAACACATATTCACGGGAAG TGTTTCTTCGTTAGCATGGTTCATGTCTTATCAAGAAACCAGTTTTGTCACCATTGGTCAAAGAATTCTAGCAAATCCTCTCAG GGTTAGGTTCCACTATGGGCATCCAGATTTGTTTGACAGGGTGTTTCACTTAACCAGAGGTGGCATAAGCAAAGCATCAAAGACAATTAACTTGAGTGAAGATGTATTTGCTG GGTACAATACCACATTAAGACGGGGATATGTTACATACCATGAATATATGCAAGTTGGAAAAGGTCGTGATGTAGGCCTTAATCAGATCTCGAAGTTTGAAGCCAAAGTAGCTAATGGAAACAGTGAACAGACTATTAGCCGTGACATTTATCGTCTtggacgtcgatttgatttctTTCGTATGCTTTCCTGTTACTTCACAACCACCGGGTTTTACTTTAGCAGCCTG ATATCAGTGATTGGAATCTATGTTTTCCTATATGGACAACTATACCTTGTTCTCAGTGGTTTGGAGAAGGCAATTCTTCTTGAAGCGAAAATCCAGAATATACAGTCCCTGCAAACTGCTCTAGCATCTCAATCATTTATCCAGCTTGGACTCCTAACAGGATTACCCATGGTGATGGAGATTGGACTCCAGAAAGGGTTTCTTACTGCTCTCAAGGATTTTGTACTAATGCAATTACAGCTGGCTGCTGTTTTTTTCACTTTTAACCTTGGAACAAAATCTCACTATTATGGCCGAACAATTCTTCACGGGGGTGCTAAGTACAGACCTACAGGTCGGAAGTTTGTGGTGTTCCATTCCAGTTTCACAGAGAATTATAGGTTATATTCCCGGAGTCATTTTATGAAAGGATTTGAGCTACTTCTATTATTGGTTGTTTATGACTTGTTCCGGAAATCATATCGTAGCAGCATGGCATATGTATTGATAACTTATGCTGTCTGGTTCTTGTCATTGACTTGGTTGTTTGCTCCATTCCTGTTCAATCCTTCTGGATTCGAATGGGGAAAGATAGTGGACGACTGGAAAGATTGGAACAAGTGGATCAAACAGCAGGGTGGTATGGGAATTCAACAGGATAAAAGCTGGCAGTCATGGTGGTACGATGAGCAAGCACATCTTCGTCATTCAGGGTTGTGTTCTCGGATGATTGAGATACTTCTTTCTCTTAGATTTTTCCTTTACCAGTATGGTCTGGTCTATCACCTCGACATATCTGGGCAGAACAAAAATTTTATCGTGTATCTGCTCTCGTGGGTTGTTATTATCGTGATTTTCCTGCTAATCAAG GGAGTAAAACTGGGAAGGTATTATCTCAGTGATAACCATCAGCTTGCGTTTAGGCTTTCGAAAGTGGTACTTTTCCTGGGAGTCGTAGGCACCATAATGGCTCTCTCCTTTGTTTGTAAATTATCTTTGATGGACTTAATCGTGTGCTGTTTGGCATTTTTACCAACTGGCTGGGGATTAATTCTG ATTGGGCAAGCTGTGAGGCCAAAGATAGAGGGCACTGCACTATGGCAGTTCACTAGACTATTTGCTCAAGCTTATGATTATGGAATGGGTATTATTCTTTTTGCACCCATTGCTTGCCTTGCATGGCTCCCAATCATCTCAGCTTTCCAAACTCGATTCCTTTTCAACGAAGCATTCAGCAGGAGACTACAAATTCAACCAATTCTCGCAGGAAAGCAGCGACGCAAATGA